The following proteins are encoded in a genomic region of Triticum dicoccoides isolate Atlit2015 ecotype Zavitan chromosome 1B, WEW_v2.0, whole genome shotgun sequence:
- the LOC119350213 gene encoding uncharacterized protein LOC119350213: MGGYETFSKKLAIILLDSEINKLKGCPMYHQPLNEETLANSDLEILDNPSDVVEEKRPAPNTIIPTDQREILAGLSNYIVSINDVGCLEKVWVRSSTPDPMSLCLKKLQCILNMEQPMYKNCFNTAVLMLASFILFDFILDISHIYIKVIRAREMAETCRA, from the exons ATGG GAGGATATGAAACATTTTCGAAAAAATTAGCAATAATTTTGCTCGATTCAGAGATTAATAAGTTAAAAGGATGTCCCATGTACCATCAACCTCTCAACGAAGAAACTTTAGCTAATTCCGATCTTGAGATCCTGGATAATCCATCTGACGTGGTCGAAGAGAAACGTCCCGCCCCAAACACTATCATTCCCACGGACCAACGTGAAATACTTGCCGGCCTCTCCAACTACATCGTGTCGATCAATGATGTTGGATGTTTGGA GAAGGTGTGGGTCCGGAGCTCCACACCCGATCCAATGAGCTTATGTCTTAAGAAACTTCAGTGCATACTTAACATGGAGCAGCCCATGTACAAAAATTGCTTCAACACCGCCGTGCTTATGCTGGCAT CATTTATTTTGTTTGACTTCATCCTTGACATTTCTCATATATACATAAAAGTTATTAGGGCTAGAGAAATGGCTGAAACTTGCAGAGCATAG
- the LOC119302354 gene encoding uncharacterized protein LOC119302354, producing the protein MGGYETFSKKLAIILLDSEINKLKGCPMYHQPLNEETLANSDLEILDNPSDVVEEKRLAPNTIIPTDQREILAGLSNYIVSINDVGCLEKVWVRSSTPDPMSLCLKKLQCILNMEQPMYKNCFNTAVLMLACDEGVLFTDPPIHYMDLRFCSMLLESTRGQKFCEKETIQTLETLFDSWPGMETDISSCNKIYLPYASIGRYILYIIDREARRLYIMEPIQSSQSSEDKNLRHSLKLKSFSRDFKEALEIKLPGWNSVASFIPGRCSNEYNLDVTFRVDDFSYKKLFHPS; encoded by the exons ATGG GAGGATATGAAACATTTTCGAAAAAATTAGCAATAATTTTGCTCGATTCAGAGATTAATAAGTTAAAAGGATGTCCCATGTACCATCAACCTCTCAACGAAGAAACTTTAGCTAATTCCGATCTTGAGATCCTGGATAATCCATCTGACGTGGTCGAAGAGAAACGTCTCGCCCCAAACACTATCATTCCCACGGACCAACGTGAAATACTTGCCGGCCTCTCCAACTACATCGTGTCGATCAATGATGTTGGATGTTTGGA GAAGGTGTGGGTCCGGAGCTCCACACCCGATCCAATGAGCTTATGTCTTAAGAAACTTCAGTGCATACTTAACATGGAGCAGCCCATGTACAAAAATTGCTTCAACACCGCCGTGCTTATGCTGGCATGTGACGAGGGAGTCTTGTTCACAGACCCTcctatacactacatggatctacgattttgt TCCATGCTGCTAGAGTCAACACGAGGTCAGAAGTTTTGTGAGAAGGAAACTATCCAGACGTTGGAAACATTATTTGATAGCTGGCCTGGGATGGAGACCGACATCTCATCTTGCAATAAG atttatcttccctaTGCATCAATCGGCCGATACATCCTGTACATCATCGACAGAGAGGCACGTCGTCTATATATTATGGAACCTATTCAATCATCACAATCGTCAGAGGATAAAAACTTGAGGCATTCACTGAAATTAAAAAGTTTTTcaagggatttcaaagaagcactTGAAATAAAGCTGCCTGGATGGAATTCTGTGGCATCGTTTATTCCCGGCCGATGTTCCAACGAGtataatttggatgtaacttttcgagtagatgatttttcatataaaaaactttttcatccgagttag
- the LOC119350214 gene encoding uncharacterized protein LOC119350214: MYHQPLNGETLANSDLEILDNPSDVVEEKRPAPNTIIPTDQREILAGLSNYIVSINDVGCLEKVWVRSSTPDPMSLCLKKLQCILNMEQPMYKNCFNTTVLMLACDEGVLFTDPPIHYMDLRFCSMLLESTRGQKFCEKETIQTLATLFDSWPGMETDISSCKKIYLPYASIG; the protein is encoded by the exons ATGTACCATCAACCTCTCAACGGAGAAACTTTAGCTAATTCCGATCTTGAGATCCTGGATAATCCATCTGACGTGGTCGAAGAGAAACGTCCCGCCCCAAACACTATCATTCCCACGGACCAACGTGAAATACTTGCCGGCCTCTCCAACTACATCGTGTCGATCAATGATGTTGGATGTTTGGA GAAGGTGTGGGTCCGGAGCTCCACACCCGATCCAATGAGCTTATGTCTTAAGAAACTTCAGTGCATACTTAACATGGAGCAGCCCATGTACAAAAATTGCTTCAACACCACCGTGCTTATGCTGGCATGTGACGAGGGAGTCTTGTTCACAGACCCTcctatacactacatggatctacgattttgt TCCATGCTGCTAGAGTCAACACGAGGTCAGAAGTTTTGTGAGAAGGAAACTATCCAGACGTTGGCAACATTATTTGATAGCTGGCCTGGGATGGAGACCGACATCTCATCTTGCAAAAAG atttatcttccctaTGCATCAATCGGCTGA